A window of the Brassica napus cultivar Da-Ae chromosome C5, Da-Ae, whole genome shotgun sequence genome harbors these coding sequences:
- the LOC106419021 gene encoding NAP1-related protein 2 isoform X3, translating into MVADKSKKAKIEEENVEQIDGELVLSIETLQEIQDDLEKINEKASDEVLEVEQKYNVIRKPVYDKRNEIIKAIPDFWLTAFLSHPALGELLTEEDQKIFKYLSSLDVEDAKDHFNPNPYFEDEKLTKTFTFLEEGTTKITATPIKWKEGKGLPNGVNHEKNGNKRALPEESFFTWFSDAQHKEDLDVEINDEQVADVIKEDLWPNPLTYFNNEADEEDFDEDDDDDDDEDEEGKEGDSGEDDDEDDKDGEE; encoded by the exons ATGGTGGCGGACAAGAGCAAGAAGGCGAAAATTGAAGAGGAAAACGTGGAGCAAATCGATGGAGAGCTTGTCCTCTCGATCGAGACGCTTCAGGAGATCCAAGACGACCTCGAGAAG ATAAACGAAAAGGCTAGCGATGAAGTGTTGGAAGTGGAGCAGAAGTACAACGTGATAAGGAAGCCTGTTTATGACAAGCGTAACGAGATCATCAAAGCCATCCCTGACTTCTGGCTCACTGCT TTCTTGAGCCACCCTGCTTTAGGTGAGCTTTTGACTGAAGAAGACCAAAAG ATTTTCAAATATCTTAGCTCTCTGGATGTTGAGGATGCGAAAGAT CACTTCAATCCCAACCCCTACTTTGAGGATGAGAAACTCACCAAGACTTTTACCTTCCTCGAAGAAGGGACAACGAAAATCACAGCCACACCTATCAAATGGAAAGAGGGCAAG GGCTTACCAAATGGAGTGAATCACGAGAAGAACGGAAACAAACGTGCACTACCTGAAGAGAG TTTCTTTACCTGGTTTAGCGATGCGCAACACAAGGAGGACCTTGATGTAGAGATTAATGACGAG CAGGTTGCGGATGTCATCAAGGAAGATTTATGGCCCAACCCTCTCACCTACTTCAACAAT GAGGCTGATGAAGAGgattttgatgaagatgacgatgatgacgatgatgaagatgaggag GGGAAAGAAGGTGATTCTGGTGAAGATGATGACGAAGATGACAAAGATGGTGAGGAATGA
- the LOC106419021 gene encoding NAP1-related protein 2 isoform X4, translating to MVADKSKKAKIEEENVEQIDGELVLSIETLQEIQDDLEKINEKASDEVLEVEQKYNVIRKPVYDKRNEIIKAIPDFWLTAFLSHPALGELLTEEDQKIFKYLSSLDVEDAKDHFNPNPYFEDEKLTKTFTFLEEGTTKITATPIKWKEGKGLPNGVNHEKNGNKRALPEESFFTWFSDAQHKEDLDVEINDEVADVIKEDLWPNPLTYFNNEADEEDFDEDDDDDDDEDEEGKEGDSGEDDDEDDKDGEE from the exons ATGGTGGCGGACAAGAGCAAGAAGGCGAAAATTGAAGAGGAAAACGTGGAGCAAATCGATGGAGAGCTTGTCCTCTCGATCGAGACGCTTCAGGAGATCCAAGACGACCTCGAGAAG ATAAACGAAAAGGCTAGCGATGAAGTGTTGGAAGTGGAGCAGAAGTACAACGTGATAAGGAAGCCTGTTTATGACAAGCGTAACGAGATCATCAAAGCCATCCCTGACTTCTGGCTCACTGCT TTCTTGAGCCACCCTGCTTTAGGTGAGCTTTTGACTGAAGAAGACCAAAAG ATTTTCAAATATCTTAGCTCTCTGGATGTTGAGGATGCGAAAGAT CACTTCAATCCCAACCCCTACTTTGAGGATGAGAAACTCACCAAGACTTTTACCTTCCTCGAAGAAGGGACAACGAAAATCACAGCCACACCTATCAAATGGAAAGAGGGCAAG GGCTTACCAAATGGAGTGAATCACGAGAAGAACGGAAACAAACGTGCACTACCTGAAGAGAG TTTCTTTACCTGGTTTAGCGATGCGCAACACAAGGAGGACCTTGATGTAGAGATTAATGACGAG GTTGCGGATGTCATCAAGGAAGATTTATGGCCCAACCCTCTCACCTACTTCAACAAT GAGGCTGATGAAGAGgattttgatgaagatgacgatgatgacgatgatgaagatgaggag GGGAAAGAAGGTGATTCTGGTGAAGATGATGACGAAGATGACAAAGATGGTGAGGAATGA
- the LOC106419021 gene encoding NAP1-related protein 2 isoform X1 — translation MVADKSKKAKIEEENVEQIDGELVLSIETLQEIQDDLEKINEKASDEVLEVEQKYNVIRKPVYDKRNEIIKAIPDFWLTAFLSHPALGELLTEEDQKIFKYLSSLDVEDAKDVKSGYSIAFHFNPNPYFEDEKLTKTFTFLEEGTTKITATPIKWKEGKGLPNGVNHEKNGNKRALPEESFFTWFSDAQHKEDLDVEINDEQVADVIKEDLWPNPLTYFNNEADEEDFDEDDDDDDDEDEEGKEGDSGEDDDEDDKDGEE, via the exons ATGGTGGCGGACAAGAGCAAGAAGGCGAAAATTGAAGAGGAAAACGTGGAGCAAATCGATGGAGAGCTTGTCCTCTCGATCGAGACGCTTCAGGAGATCCAAGACGACCTCGAGAAG ATAAACGAAAAGGCTAGCGATGAAGTGTTGGAAGTGGAGCAGAAGTACAACGTGATAAGGAAGCCTGTTTATGACAAGCGTAACGAGATCATCAAAGCCATCCCTGACTTCTGGCTCACTGCT TTCTTGAGCCACCCTGCTTTAGGTGAGCTTTTGACTGAAGAAGACCAAAAG ATTTTCAAATATCTTAGCTCTCTGGATGTTGAGGATGCGAAAGATGTGAAATCTGGATACTCCATCGCCTTT CACTTCAATCCCAACCCCTACTTTGAGGATGAGAAACTCACCAAGACTTTTACCTTCCTCGAAGAAGGGACAACGAAAATCACAGCCACACCTATCAAATGGAAAGAGGGCAAG GGCTTACCAAATGGAGTGAATCACGAGAAGAACGGAAACAAACGTGCACTACCTGAAGAGAG TTTCTTTACCTGGTTTAGCGATGCGCAACACAAGGAGGACCTTGATGTAGAGATTAATGACGAG CAGGTTGCGGATGTCATCAAGGAAGATTTATGGCCCAACCCTCTCACCTACTTCAACAAT GAGGCTGATGAAGAGgattttgatgaagatgacgatgatgacgatgatgaagatgaggag GGGAAAGAAGGTGATTCTGGTGAAGATGATGACGAAGATGACAAAGATGGTGAGGAATGA
- the LOC106419021 gene encoding NAP1-related protein 2 isoform X2, whose amino-acid sequence MVADKSKKAKIEEENVEQIDGELVLSIETLQEIQDDLEKINEKASDEVLEVEQKYNVIRKPVYDKRNEIIKAIPDFWLTAFLSHPALGELLTEEDQKIFKYLSSLDVEDAKDVKSGYSIAFHFNPNPYFEDEKLTKTFTFLEEGTTKITATPIKWKEGKGLPNGVNHEKNGNKRALPEESFFTWFSDAQHKEDLDVEINDEVADVIKEDLWPNPLTYFNNEADEEDFDEDDDDDDDEDEEGKEGDSGEDDDEDDKDGEE is encoded by the exons ATGGTGGCGGACAAGAGCAAGAAGGCGAAAATTGAAGAGGAAAACGTGGAGCAAATCGATGGAGAGCTTGTCCTCTCGATCGAGACGCTTCAGGAGATCCAAGACGACCTCGAGAAG ATAAACGAAAAGGCTAGCGATGAAGTGTTGGAAGTGGAGCAGAAGTACAACGTGATAAGGAAGCCTGTTTATGACAAGCGTAACGAGATCATCAAAGCCATCCCTGACTTCTGGCTCACTGCT TTCTTGAGCCACCCTGCTTTAGGTGAGCTTTTGACTGAAGAAGACCAAAAG ATTTTCAAATATCTTAGCTCTCTGGATGTTGAGGATGCGAAAGATGTGAAATCTGGATACTCCATCGCCTTT CACTTCAATCCCAACCCCTACTTTGAGGATGAGAAACTCACCAAGACTTTTACCTTCCTCGAAGAAGGGACAACGAAAATCACAGCCACACCTATCAAATGGAAAGAGGGCAAG GGCTTACCAAATGGAGTGAATCACGAGAAGAACGGAAACAAACGTGCACTACCTGAAGAGAG TTTCTTTACCTGGTTTAGCGATGCGCAACACAAGGAGGACCTTGATGTAGAGATTAATGACGAG GTTGCGGATGTCATCAAGGAAGATTTATGGCCCAACCCTCTCACCTACTTCAACAAT GAGGCTGATGAAGAGgattttgatgaagatgacgatgatgacgatgatgaagatgaggag GGGAAAGAAGGTGATTCTGGTGAAGATGATGACGAAGATGACAAAGATGGTGAGGAATGA
- the LOC106362779 gene encoding E3 ubiquitin-protein ligase RNF181-like, with the protein MKHKLSHEIDNYPESDDAGTIRVTAKIFGQDDNSTFTTLSLAKDFIDDENEECKSKEDLNYFLLEAGITEDVINNAILELIVYVDEVTCPASIEYSPGCALNVRLDLVPDYLDDDDDSEIQEAAQVSFDDTSNIRFGPASKLVVKSLPRKVYNKKIKKEKKKNKKMVSLEECRICLQEFSNGGMVVTLSCGHEFDEECIVKWFETSHVCPLCRLELPCQDDEL; encoded by the coding sequence ATGAAACACAAACTCTCCCACGAAATCGATAACTACCCTGAATCAGACGATGCGGGCACAATCAGAGTCACGGCAAAGATCTTTGGCCAAGATGATAACTCGACATTCACGACTCTGTCCCTTGCCAAAGACTTCATAGATGATGAGAACGAAGAGTGTAAAAGCAAAGAAGACTTGAACTACTTCTTGTTGGAAGCCGGAATCACCGAAGATGTTATCAATAATGCGATATTGGAGCTAATTGTTTATGTTGATGAGGTAACGTGCCCTGCAAGTATCGAGTACTCTCCTGGCTGTGCTTTGAATGTTCGGTTGGATCTTGTTCCTGATTAtctcgatgatgatgatgactctGAGATTCAAGAAGCTGCTCAAGTCTCGTTTGATGATACTAGCAATATCCGGTTTGGACCAGCTAGCAAGCTCGTGGTCAAGTCGCTACCCAGGAAAGTATACAACAAGAAgattaaaaaggaaaagaagaagaacaagaagatggTTAGCTTGGAAGAGTGCAGGATTTGTTTGCAAGAGTTTAGCAATGGAGGAATGGTTGTGACTTTATCATGTGGACATGAGTTTGACGAAGAGTGTATCGTAAAGTGGTTTGAGACCAGTCATGTTTGTCCATTGTGTCGTCTCGAGTTGCCTTGTCAAGATGATGAGCTATAG